TCACCCCGTCGGGCGCCGTCGTCGGCGATGAACTCGACGATCGGGTGATCGTTGACGAAGGCGGCATCGACGAACGGCCAGGCCCGCTCCTCGAACTCCAGGACCGTGGTCAGCACCGGTGAACAGCCGACCGGATCGGGCACCGGGCCCAGCCGCGCCGCCTGCGGGTCGGGCATGGCCAGGACGACCGTCCCCGAGGGTAGTTCGGTCATCTCGGTCTCCAACTCCACCCGGATGTCGGCGAGCAGGGCCCGCACCAACGATCGCAACCCACCCGGGGTGGCCCAGCGGGTCGGGCCGGTGGTGGTGTCGGGGTCGGTTCCGGCGCGCAGGACGCCGAACGTGTCGGTCCACTCCCGGGCCAGGTTGGTTCGCGCCCAGGCCTGCGCCACGGCGGCGAAACCGTTGTCCCGCACGGTGAAGTACCCGGCGCCGATGTCGACCCGTCGGCCCCGCACGGTCGGGGAGGCCATCCGTCCGCCGATCGACCGTCCGCGTTCGACGAGCCGGAACGGGACCCCGGCGTCCCGCAGGGCCACGGCGCACGCGGCGCCGGCCAGTCCGGCCCCGACGATGGTCACCCGGGCCGCGTTCGTTGAGGACATGCCCCCACTGTGCCCGGTTTCGCCGTTCCTGACGCAACTCGGGCATCGGCCCGGGCGCGGTCCTAGAGCCCGTCGGCCACCAGGGCCGTGGCCTGCAGCCATGCGTCCCGCGACGCGGGGGACAGCAAGTCGATGTTGATCGGGCCGCCGGCCACCAGGGACGGGTCGAACGGCACGAGTGTGACGGCCCGGGTGAGGCGGCCGAAGTGGTCGCGCAGGCGGCCGCTCAACTCGCGGTCCGGATCAGGACCGGGCGCCGCCAGGATGGTCACCGCCGAGGCCACCTTTTCGGCAAAACCCTTCTCGCCCAACGCATCAGCAACCCACGCGGCGGATTGGCCGGTGTCCTCCCGGATGGTCGACACGATGACCACCTGGTCGGCCGCTTCCACCGCGGCGTCCCAGTTCGAGGCCCGCATGTTGTTCCCGGTGTCCACCACGATCACCCGGTAGAAGCGACTCAGGCTGCGATGCAGTGCAGTGAACGCGTCGGCGTCGATCGACGCCGCCGAGGCGGCGTCCTCGTCGCTGGCCAGTACGTCGAACTGGGCGCTGCCCTGGCCACGGACGAAGTTGTCCAGATCGCCGATGCGGGCCGACCGGGCGTCCTCGAACCGGTCCAGTTCCCGCAGCAGATCGACCGCGGTATTGGTGTGACGGCCCTGTTTGGCCCGCCAGCCCATGGTGCCCCTGGTCTCGTTGTTGTCCCAGGCCAGCGTGTAGCCCCCGCGGTGGATCCCGAAGGTGGCGGCCAACAGCAGCGAGGCCGTTGTCTTGCTGGCCCCGCCTTTCGGGTTGATCACGACCACGGTTCGCGGGCCGGCCAGGCTGCGCTGCACGGCGGCGATCCCGCGCCGCCGGGCTACCTCGAACTCGTTCGGGCGCAGCGTGATCAGGCCGCCGGTCAGCTTCCGGACGGCCGCTCGCCAGCCCAGCTGGGCCGGGTCCTCGGGGGGAGCCGGACGGGTCGCCAGCAGGTCGTCGAGGGTCGGCGACGGGGGTGCGGCAACCGGGGGCGCGGCGGCGGCCGGCGGCGGGGGCGAGGCCGACGCGACTGGGACGGCGGGCGTCGGCGGCGCGGCGGGCGTCGGCGACTCCAGGTTCGGCGCGGCGCGGCCGTCTTGCTCGGCGGCGTGCCGGCGGCGTTCGGCCCTGGTCATGGACGAGCCCGCCTCGGCCGGGTCCTGACGCGGCTCGGGAATCGGGCCGGCCGGGGTCGCCTGGCCATCCGGGTGCACATGCAGCCAGTACTCCAGCGGCGAGCCGATGGTGTCGACCGCGTGGGTCAGGAGGGGAGCGCCGGCCCGCTGAGCCAGCGGCACCGCCAGCGCGATGCAGGCGTCGTGGATGGTGCGGTAGTTCCCCTTGGTCACCGGCTGTCCGTTGACCGTCCCCTCTTCGGTGCTGAACGTCTGTATCTCGATCGGAACGACGACGTCATTGAGCGTCACTTCTTCTCCTCTTCGGTCTGGAACGACTGCGATCTGCCCAGCTCAGAGAGGTGGGGGCGGTTTCGGGCGCACAACGATCAGCGAGCCGGCCCCAACCGGGTCCGCTCCGATGTCAACATCACGATCGGGTCTCATCGTGATCGATCGTAAGGGGATGACCCCGTACCGGGCCCATTCGACGAATGGGCTCCCCCGTTCAGACGAAGCTCGACCCGGGGCAGACCATCACCGGGTCAGCCCTGGATCAGGGCCGTCACTTCCGCCTTGAGGGCGGCCAGATCGACCGCGGCCGCCGC
This window of the Nakamurella panacisegetis genome carries:
- a CDS encoding NAD(P)/FAD-dependent oxidoreductase; this encodes MSSTNAARVTIVGAGLAGAACAVALRDAGVPFRLVERGRSIGGRMASPTVRGRRVDIGAGYFTVRDNGFAAVAQAWARTNLAREWTDTFGVLRAGTDPDTTTGPTRWATPGGLRSLVRALLADIRVELETEMTELPSGTVVLAMPDPQAARLGPVPDPVGCSPVLTTVLEFEERAWPFVDAAFVNDHPIVEFIADDGARRGDGAPVLVAHSTPDFARSYLTNSEAAAAPMISGVREVIGGRPPVRTHVHRWTFAKPAGQHAMSFGLVETGGRLVGFAGDQWCPDGPPRVESAWRSGTDVAAAIIAAQ
- a CDS encoding MinD/ParA family ATP-binding protein — encoded protein: MTLNDVVVPIEIQTFSTEEGTVNGQPVTKGNYRTIHDACIALAVPLAQRAGAPLLTHAVDTIGSPLEYWLHVHPDGQATPAGPIPEPRQDPAEAGSSMTRAERRRHAAEQDGRAAPNLESPTPAAPPTPAVPVASASPPPPAAAAPPVAAPPSPTLDDLLATRPAPPEDPAQLGWRAAVRKLTGGLITLRPNEFEVARRRGIAAVQRSLAGPRTVVVINPKGGASKTTASLLLAATFGIHRGGYTLAWDNNETRGTMGWRAKQGRHTNTAVDLLRELDRFEDARSARIGDLDNFVRGQGSAQFDVLASDEDAASAASIDADAFTALHRSLSRFYRVIVVDTGNNMRASNWDAAVEAADQVVIVSTIREDTGQSAAWVADALGEKGFAEKVASAVTILAAPGPDPDRELSGRLRDHFGRLTRAVTLVPFDPSLVAGGPINIDLLSPASRDAWLQATALVADGL